In the Quercus lobata isolate SW786 chromosome 5, ValleyOak3.0 Primary Assembly, whole genome shotgun sequence genome, one interval contains:
- the LOC115993154 gene encoding PHD finger protein ALFIN-LIKE 3-like isoform X1 has protein sequence MESGGGGGTGGVGVGAAAAAHYNPRTVEEVFRDFKGRRAALIKALTTDVEDFYQQCDPEKENLCLYGFPSEQWEVNLPAEEVPPELPEPALGINFARDGMQDKDWLSLVAVHSDAWLIAVAFYFGSRFGFDRADRKRLFNMINELPTIFEIVSGTAKKQSKEKSSVSNHSGNKSKSNSKVQRALEAPKYPKATPTKEEDEVVDEEDEDEHGETLCGACGENYASDEFWICCDICEKWFHGKCVKITPARAEHIKQYKCPSCSNKRARP, from the exons atGGAGagcggaggaggaggaggaacaGGAGGAGTAGGAGTaggagcagcagcagcagcacaCTATAATCCACGCACAGTGGAAGAGGTTTTTAGGGATTTCAAGGGTCGTAGAGCTGCTTTGATCAAAGCTCTCACTActg ATGTTGAAGATTTCTATCAGCAGTGTGATCCGG AAAAGGAGAATCTGTGTTTGTATGGCTTTCCTAGTGAGCAATGGGAAGTCAATTTACCTGCTGAAGAGGTGCCTCCAGAGCTTCCAGAGCCTGCATTGGGAATTAACTTTGCAAGAGATGGCATGCAAGATAAGGACTGGTTATCTTTAGTTGCTGTCCATAGTGATGCATGGCTGATTGCTGTTGCCTTCTATTTTGGTTCCAGATTTGGATTTGATAGGGCTGACAG GAAGCGGCTCTTTAATATGATAAATGAACTTccaacaatttttgaaattgtgtCTGGTACTGCAAAGAAACAATCAAAGGAGAAGTCATCTGTCTCAAATCACAGTGGCAACAAGTCCAAGTCGAATTCTAAAGTG CAGCGGGCATTAGAAGCGCCAAAATATCCAAAAGCTACTCCTACGAAGGAGGAAGATGAGGTCGTGGATGAGGAAGACGAAGATGAGCATGGCGAGACCTTGTGTGGAGCATGTGGGGAGAACTATGCATCAGATGAATTTTGGATTTGCTGTGACATCTGTGAGAAGTGGTTTCATGGGAAGTGTGTAAAGATTACCCCTGCTAGGGCAGAGCATATTAAGCAGTACAAGTGTCCATCATGCAGCAATAAGCGAGCTCGCCCTTGA
- the LOC115993154 gene encoding PHD finger protein ALFIN-LIKE 3-like isoform X2, producing MESGGGGGTGGVGVGAAAAAHYNPRTVEEVFRDFKGRRAALIKALTTDVEDFYQQCDPEKENLCLYGFPSEQWEVNLPAEEVPPELPEPALGINFARDGMQDKDWLSLVAVHSDAWLIAVAFYFGSRFGFDRADRKRLFNMINELPTIFEIVSGTAKKQSKEKSSVSNHSGNKSKSNSKVRALEAPKYPKATPTKEEDEVVDEEDEDEHGETLCGACGENYASDEFWICCDICEKWFHGKCVKITPARAEHIKQYKCPSCSNKRARP from the exons atGGAGagcggaggaggaggaggaacaGGAGGAGTAGGAGTaggagcagcagcagcagcacaCTATAATCCACGCACAGTGGAAGAGGTTTTTAGGGATTTCAAGGGTCGTAGAGCTGCTTTGATCAAAGCTCTCACTActg ATGTTGAAGATTTCTATCAGCAGTGTGATCCGG AAAAGGAGAATCTGTGTTTGTATGGCTTTCCTAGTGAGCAATGGGAAGTCAATTTACCTGCTGAAGAGGTGCCTCCAGAGCTTCCAGAGCCTGCATTGGGAATTAACTTTGCAAGAGATGGCATGCAAGATAAGGACTGGTTATCTTTAGTTGCTGTCCATAGTGATGCATGGCTGATTGCTGTTGCCTTCTATTTTGGTTCCAGATTTGGATTTGATAGGGCTGACAG GAAGCGGCTCTTTAATATGATAAATGAACTTccaacaatttttgaaattgtgtCTGGTACTGCAAAGAAACAATCAAAGGAGAAGTCATCTGTCTCAAATCACAGTGGCAACAAGTCCAAGTCGAATTCTAAAGTG CGGGCATTAGAAGCGCCAAAATATCCAAAAGCTACTCCTACGAAGGAGGAAGATGAGGTCGTGGATGAGGAAGACGAAGATGAGCATGGCGAGACCTTGTGTGGAGCATGTGGGGAGAACTATGCATCAGATGAATTTTGGATTTGCTGTGACATCTGTGAGAAGTGGTTTCATGGGAAGTGTGTAAAGATTACCCCTGCTAGGGCAGAGCATATTAAGCAGTACAAGTGTCCATCATGCAGCAATAAGCGAGCTCGCCCTTGA